The sequence CTCCTGTTTCCTTGTCTCTTTTTTCAAAGGAATGCAGCACAAAATCTTTTTTTGTAAGAAGAACAGGATTCTCGCCGTTATTTACCATGCCCGGGCCTGACCATCCTGTCCACATTATGTCAATATTAAAATCACCGCTGCTTGTGATACTAATAGGCTCTGTACCGGAATCAGACGCCCATTTACTTTTAATAGAGAGCTTTTGATTGTCAAATTTCCCTTCTTGAAAAATTACACAGCATTCAATTTTACTGTTCTGCATGGAAAAAATCTGAAGCTCGCCCTTTTCTTCAGTTTTTAATTTTACATCTGATAGAGCCGGCATAAGACTGATGAGTAATAAAATTAAACTACAGATAAAGATCGCTTTCCTTCTCATAACACCCCTCCGTATATTAAATATTCAAATTATTTATGGCAGTTTTAGTCTGTACTGCATTTTCCCCTCTCCGCTCCTCATTAACAATTATTACTATTGTTACACCTGACAGACATCATCTAAATATATCATCTCTTCACAAATTATATAATTCTCTCACACTCCCTCCCAATTACAACATAGAAGGTATAGGAAGTTGATACATTGGGAATCAACATTAAGCAGATGATTAACAGGTCAAATAAAATTTAACGGTCAGGGTTAAAGCGGTTATTCTGCTGCTTAATTCTATCATTCCAAAAACCGGGACGCCGGTGCAGATTAGCGACAGCTACAATTAATATTTCCTTATTCCGGACATAATAAATAATTCCATAGGGAAATCTTTTTGTCTGACACCTCCTTGTACGCTCTGATAACCTGTGCCACACATAGGGGAATTCACCGATTCTGTTTAATGTGTTTAAAACCTCAGTTAAGAAATCCTTGCCCAAACCAGGAGATTCATGATTGTAGTATTCTATAGCTTGATCAAGTTCTATTTGTGCAATTTCCAGAAATCTTATCAGCATGCCATTAATCACTTATATTTTTCAAGAATTTCCTCAATGGTAAGAGACTTGATTTTCCCCTGCTCGTATGCATCAATACGTGTTTCAGCCTCT is a genomic window of bacterium containing:
- a CDS encoding type II toxin-antitoxin system RelE/ParE family toxin — its product is MLIRFLEIAQIELDQAIEYYNHESPGLGKDFLTEVLNTLNRIGEFPYVWHRLSERTRRCQTKRFPYGIIYYVRNKEILIVAVANLHRRPGFWNDRIKQQNNRFNPDR